The window GGCGTACGATCGATATATCGCTATATGTTATCCCCTGCAGTACAGCACTATCATGAACAGTAGACTTTGTAAATTGTTGGCAGTTGGATCCTGGGCAAGCGGCTTTCTGACAGGTGGGACACTCACCATCCCGATAACCCAGGTATCGTTCTGCAGGATGAATCTGATCAACCATTTCTTTTGTGATTACTTGCCGCTTCTTAAGCTGGCCTGTTCAGACACAACGGCTAGCGAAGCTGCTTTCTTTTCCCTTGCTTGGATTGTGGTGGTGACTACCCTAATCCTCAATATGGTCTCCTACTGTTACATTCTTCTGACCATCCTCAGAATCCCGTCTACCACAGGGCGACAGAAGGCGTTCTTAACCTGTGCCTCCCACCTCACTGTGGTTATGATCTTCTATGTCACAGTTGGTTTTATGTACCTGAGGTCCACTCTTAAGTTCGCCTTTGACACAGATAAAATAGTGTCTTTATTTTACTCCATTCTTACTCCACTCCTAAATCCTTTGATCTATAGTTTAAGAAACAGGGATGTGATTAAAGCTCTAAAGAAAGCCTGGAACAAGATTAGCTGGTGAACTTTAAATTGCTTACTGCTATCTCATCATATCCTGTTTGGATAACGAAAATTTAAACatataattttattgtttatgttGAGGTTTAttcaattactagtaaaaaaaggcccatttctgacacaaatgaaacgggcgctagcaaggttttcctcggctcccctgcagccacccatgtccagtgaccctcctctccccacgcgcccactgcagccacccatatccagcgaccccccccccaccccctgcccccctccagccacccatgtacagcgaccctcctctggacatggatcagctgtgaggcatgatttccccccccccccctccgggttctgaagttgacatcataatggctatggtgatgtcagcctgatctatggagcctaacagaccaactcggaatgagccacggtcccaggcaagtcagaacgctggaggtgagaattattatataggatagtctgCATTAATCGAGATGGGTTACGAAATAACATACAtaacaacatacataataaaattatagaacagtcATAAAACAATTATATAATCATATACAATCACCTCACAGAACAATATAAATAGTGCATCGATCTTATATGATCTTCCatatttagagggtcttttacatgagcatcttagcgtttagtgcatgttaatttttgccacaagctaaaaatgctagtgcacttttgtaaaagacccccttagacagCTGGAATATGTTTTGTGCCATTAACTAACAGATGGAACCATAAGTCACAAAATTTAAATTAGTCTTTCTTTGTGAAATGCTGTAAATCTCCTACTGTGTTCAAATGAACAAGCTTGAGAGCTGACGGGTTGGCTagccatatttattttttttggctaCCGAGTATGACTGAATAAAGACTCAGTGTTTGCTTTTACAGACTCTCTTGGTAGAATTCATAATCAGTTTATAGGATATAATATATTTGACCCTGACACAGGCATTCTGATGAAACGTGGTCTGTGTCGGGTCCTTCAATAAACTTTAGATGCCAAGCTATCCTTGAAGGCTCATCATGCTTTTTTGCATCGTCTGGCTTTATTTGCAACCACACTCTACCATTACAATAGCAAAGCTTCCCTGACAGAAGCCATAAAAAAACTTCTCAAAGGAGACTCCTGAAGACATTCTCAGAGACCTCCTGCACTGGTATCTTGCAGACCCCATTGAGtttaattatttagattttgctgacacctttttcagtagtagctcaaggtgagttacattcaggtactctggatatttctctgtcccaggagggctcacaatctatgtttatatctgaggcaatggagggttaagtgacttgcccaagatcacaaggagcagcggtgggatttgaactggccacctctggtgctctaaccactaggccactcatctatgttgtgatgtcataatgcctcattccaccagtaagagccaacctcatcagtgatgtcacaatggtttcATTGTCCTATacatggctcacttttattacatagagcaatgAACTTCCCTCCTTAgtatgaagagtttcagtctctgctaACCAGAGCTGGtcttatttaatttagattttgctcacacttttttcagtagtagctcaaggtgagttacattcagatgctctggatatttctctgtcccaggagggctcacaatctaagtttgtacctgaggtaacggagggttaagtgacttgcccaagatcacaaggagcagcagtgggatttgaactggccatctctggtgctctaaccactaggccactcatctatgttgtgatgtcataatgcctcattccaccaataagaggcaacctcatcagtgatgtcacaatggtttcATTGTCCTATacatggctcacttttattacat is drawn from Microcaecilia unicolor chromosome 14, aMicUni1.1, whole genome shotgun sequence and contains these coding sequences:
- the LOC115457164 gene encoding olfactory receptor 6F1-like, which translates into the protein MKASNQTSVNEFILLGFPSSQEIQILCFIVLLAIYILTLVTNGIIIIIVRVDSKLHSPMYFFLSNFAFLEICYITTTVPKMLSGFLTETNTISFRNCVLQLCFFFTFGPTEVFLLVSMAYDRYIAICYPLQYSTIMNSRLCKLLAVGSWASGFLTGGTLTIPITQVSFCRMNLINHFFCDYLPLLKLACSDTTASEAAFFSLAWIVVVTTLILNMVSYCYILLTILRIPSTTGRQKAFLTCASHLTVVMIFYVTVGFMYLRSTLKFAFDTDKIVSLFYSILTPLLNPLIYSLRNRDVIKALKKAWNKISW